The Sphingopyxis fribergensis genome contains a region encoding:
- a CDS encoding prolyl oligopeptidase family serine peptidase, with amino-acid sequence MIRASLAALALSCSFAAVAAAAPQEVDKNGDPYLWLEDIEGAKALDWVKKENAATDKLITSRPSFEADRKRAREILDDDRQIAAPGEVMGDIITNFWRDANNPRGIWRQSPLDAYLAGKPVWTTLIDVDALGKAEKQSWVWHGADCLAPDYKRCLVSVSPGGTDADVVREWDRTTKSFVEGGFTLPQAKSSVTWEDADTLLVATDYGEGSMTASGYPRIVKRWKRGTPLAAAVTVAEGEHEDVGMNVFAFTDGGTRWPIISRGKTFYTADYLIRGVGGETYRSTIIPDTASLRDVLGGQAIVFLNKDFGTGFPAGSLISLSLADMAADRQVPIIPVMTPTKAQAIENVSATDNILWVKALDDVEGKLFALRRDAKTGDWSKKEVPLAANATVNIAGTIGKRDTVFASAETMLMPPTLYAVSETAAPQAVQSLPATFDANDMTVEKRFATSKDGTKIPYFIARKKGATGPVAALIHAYGGFRAAQTPGYLTGQPYRAGPLGLFWVEDGNAYVLANIRGGGEYGPAWHDAALREKRQNSFDDLHAVAEDLVKTGISTKGKIAISGRSNGGVLVGAAMTQRPDLYGAVISGSPIKDMWRYDKMLAGASWVAEYGDPDVPEDWAFLSKYSPYQNIRKGVKYPPIFLYLSTKDDRVHPGHARKFAARLMENGNRVYYHEYLEGGHSVGADHAEDAVRAAMLHGFLTRELVEKK; translated from the coding sequence ATGATCCGCGCCAGCCTCGCCGCGCTTGCCCTCAGCTGTTCCTTTGCCGCCGTAGCGGCGGCCGCGCCGCAGGAGGTCGACAAAAATGGGGACCCCTATCTCTGGCTCGAGGATATCGAGGGCGCGAAGGCGCTGGACTGGGTCAAAAAGGAAAATGCGGCAACCGACAAGCTGATCACCAGCCGTCCGAGTTTCGAGGCCGACCGCAAGCGCGCGCGCGAAATCCTCGACGACGACCGTCAGATTGCCGCACCCGGCGAAGTGATGGGCGACATAATCACCAATTTCTGGCGCGACGCGAACAACCCCCGCGGCATCTGGCGCCAGAGCCCGCTCGACGCCTATCTCGCCGGCAAGCCCGTCTGGACGACGCTGATCGACGTCGACGCGCTCGGCAAGGCCGAAAAGCAAAGCTGGGTGTGGCACGGCGCCGACTGCCTCGCCCCCGATTACAAACGTTGTCTCGTCTCGGTAAGCCCCGGCGGCACCGACGCCGACGTCGTTCGCGAGTGGGACCGCACGACCAAAAGCTTTGTCGAGGGCGGCTTTACGTTGCCGCAGGCGAAGAGCAGCGTGACGTGGGAGGATGCCGACACCCTGCTGGTTGCGACCGATTATGGCGAAGGCAGCATGACCGCGTCAGGCTATCCGCGCATCGTCAAACGCTGGAAGCGCGGCACGCCGCTCGCGGCGGCCGTGACGGTGGCCGAGGGCGAGCACGAGGACGTCGGCATGAACGTCTTCGCTTTCACCGACGGCGGCACGCGCTGGCCGATAATCAGCCGCGGCAAGACCTTCTACACCGCCGACTATCTGATCCGCGGCGTCGGCGGCGAGACCTATCGTTCGACGATCATCCCCGACACCGCCAGCCTGCGCGACGTGCTCGGCGGGCAGGCCATCGTCTTCCTCAACAAGGATTTCGGGACCGGCTTTCCCGCGGGCTCGCTGATCTCACTGTCGCTCGCGGATATGGCGGCCGACCGGCAGGTGCCGATCATTCCTGTGATGACTCCGACGAAGGCGCAGGCAATCGAAAATGTTTCGGCGACCGACAATATATTGTGGGTCAAGGCGCTCGACGATGTCGAGGGCAAGCTGTTCGCGCTGCGCCGCGACGCGAAGACTGGTGATTGGAGCAAAAAAGAGGTTCCGCTCGCCGCAAACGCGACGGTCAACATCGCGGGCACGATCGGCAAGCGCGATACCGTCTTCGCGAGCGCGGAGACGATGCTGATGCCCCCGACGCTCTACGCCGTGTCCGAAACCGCCGCGCCGCAAGCCGTGCAGAGCCTGCCCGCGACCTTCGACGCGAATGACATGACCGTCGAAAAGCGCTTCGCAACGTCGAAGGATGGCACCAAAATCCCCTATTTCATTGCGCGTAAGAAGGGCGCGACCGGCCCCGTCGCTGCGCTGATCCACGCCTATGGCGGCTTCCGCGCCGCGCAGACGCCGGGCTATCTCACCGGCCAGCCGTACCGCGCCGGTCCGCTCGGGCTGTTCTGGGTCGAGGACGGCAATGCCTATGTCCTCGCCAACATCCGCGGCGGCGGCGAATATGGTCCCGCCTGGCACGATGCGGCGCTGCGCGAGAAACGCCAGAACAGCTTCGACGATCTCCACGCGGTCGCCGAGGATCTGGTCAAGACCGGGATCAGCACCAAGGGCAAGATCGCGATCTCGGGCCGCTCGAACGGCGGCGTGCTCGTCGGCGCGGCGATGACGCAGCGCCCCGACCTTTATGGCGCGGTGATCTCCGGCTCGCCGATCAAGGATATGTGGCGGTACGACAAGATGCTCGCGGGCGCCTCATGGGTCGCCGAATATGGCGATCCCGACGTGCCCGAAGATTGGGCGTTCCTGTCGAAATATTCACCATACCAGAACATCCGCAAGGGCGTTAAATATCCGCCGATCTTCCTCTATCTTTCGACCAAGGACGATCGCGTCCATCCTGGCCACGCGCGCAAATTTGCCGCGCGGCTTATGGAGAATGGCAACCGCGTCTATTATCACGAATATCTGGAGGGCGGCCATTCGGTCGGCGCCGACCATGCCGAGGATGCGGTGCGCGCAGCGATGCTCCACGGCTTTCTGACGCGCGAGTTGGTGGAGAAAAAATAG
- a CDS encoding response regulator transcription factor, which translates to MTDAGKDGRQLLIVEDDEAFARTLKRSFERRGYLVQVAHSPEEMEVHLHAFRPGYAVVDLKLGSASGLACVQALRASDAAMRIVVLTGFASIATAVEAIKLGASYYLAKPSNTDDIEAAFDRTDGNAETPVGDRQSSIKTVEWEHIHQVLVETDFNISETARRLGMHRRTLARKLEKRQIR; encoded by the coding sequence ATGACCGACGCCGGTAAGGATGGGCGGCAATTGCTGATCGTCGAGGATGACGAGGCGTTCGCGCGGACGCTGAAGCGATCGTTCGAGCGGCGCGGTTATCTGGTGCAGGTCGCACATAGCCCCGAAGAGATGGAGGTGCATTTGCACGCTTTCCGGCCGGGCTATGCGGTCGTCGACCTGAAGCTCGGCAGTGCGTCGGGGCTGGCGTGCGTGCAGGCGCTGCGTGCGTCGGATGCGGCAATGCGGATCGTCGTGCTGACCGGTTTTGCGAGCATCGCGACCGCCGTCGAGGCGATCAAGCTCGGCGCTTCCTATTATCTCGCCAAGCCGTCGAACACCGACGATATCGAGGCAGCGTTCGACCGTACCGACGGCAATGCCGAAACGCCGGTGGGCGACCGCCAGTCGTCGATCAAGACGGTCGAATGGGAGCATATCCACCAAGTGTTGGTCGAGACCGACTTCAATATCTCCGAGACCGCGCGCCGGCTGGGGATGCACCGGCGGACGCTGGCGCGAAAGCTGGAGAAAAGGCAGATACGGTGA
- a CDS encoding ATP-binding protein has product MTSPTILPAAPARAPAGRRNMTLLVQLRWIAVGGQLATIGIVSGPMGISLPGAPLLAAITVLIAINFASIALLRRGRAVTNAELTAVLLFDVAALGWQLHHSGGLGNPFASLFLLQVVIGAILLTPRSSWAIVVAALAALAALRADPTPLVLPPAYAADPMELYLQGSFVCFLLIAVLLVAFVTRISRNLRDSDAALAASRQRAAEEDHIVRMGLLASGAAHELGTPLSTLSVLIGDWKAAPRLAKDREMQEDLADMDAAVQRCKAIVSGILMSAGEARGEAPQLTTMRAAFNEIVSHTRAVRRPDTVEFNDRFGADVAIVSDPALRQVIGNVLDNAAEVSPDWTSFTTSRDGDMLVIEIADRGPGFTREMLENFGQPYRSTKGRPGGGLGLFLLVNVLRKLGGGASVSNRDEGGALVRIFLPISSLARDDGETA; this is encoded by the coding sequence ATGACCAGCCCGACGATCCTGCCGGCCGCGCCCGCCCGAGCCCCCGCCGGGCGCCGCAATATGACGCTGCTGGTCCAGCTGCGCTGGATTGCGGTCGGGGGGCAGCTGGCGACGATCGGGATCGTCAGCGGACCGATGGGCATATCGCTGCCGGGCGCCCCCCTGCTCGCGGCGATCACGGTGCTGATCGCAATCAACTTCGCGAGCATTGCCTTGCTCCGCCGCGGGCGCGCGGTGACGAACGCCGAGCTGACCGCGGTGTTGCTGTTCGACGTCGCGGCGCTCGGCTGGCAACTTCACCACAGCGGTGGACTCGGCAATCCTTTTGCCTCGCTGTTCCTGTTGCAGGTGGTGATCGGCGCGATCCTGCTGACGCCGCGGTCGTCGTGGGCGATCGTCGTTGCAGCATTGGCGGCGCTCGCGGCGCTGCGCGCCGATCCGACGCCGCTGGTGCTGCCTCCTGCCTATGCGGCCGATCCGATGGAGCTCTATCTACAGGGCAGCTTCGTTTGCTTCCTGCTGATCGCGGTGCTGCTCGTCGCCTTCGTCACGCGGATCAGCCGCAACCTGCGCGACAGCGACGCGGCGCTCGCAGCTAGCCGCCAGCGCGCCGCCGAGGAGGATCATATCGTGCGCATGGGGCTGCTCGCATCGGGCGCGGCGCATGAGCTTGGGACGCCGCTGTCGACGCTGTCGGTGCTGATCGGCGACTGGAAAGCAGCGCCGCGCCTCGCGAAGGATCGCGAGATGCAGGAGGACCTCGCCGACATGGATGCGGCGGTGCAGCGGTGCAAGGCAATCGTCAGCGGCATCCTGATGTCGGCCGGCGAGGCGCGGGGCGAAGCGCCGCAACTGACGACGATGCGCGCGGCGTTCAACGAAATCGTGTCGCACACGCGTGCGGTGCGCCGTCCGGATACGGTCGAATTCAATGATCGTTTCGGTGCCGACGTCGCCATCGTGTCGGACCCCGCGCTGCGCCAGGTCATCGGCAATGTGCTCGACAATGCGGCCGAGGTTTCGCCCGACTGGACCAGCTTTACCACCTCGCGCGACGGTGACATGCTGGTGATCGAAATCGCCGATCGCGGCCCCGGTTTCACCCGGGAGATGCTGGAGAATTTCGGCCAGCCCTACCGCTCGACCAAGGGACGCCCCGGTGGCGGGCTGGGCCTGTTTCTGCTCGTCAATGTGCTGCGCAAGCTGGGCGGCGGCGCCAGCGTGTCCAATCGTGACGAAGGCGGCGCGCTAGTGCGGATTTTCCTGCCCATATCGTCGCTCGCGCGTGATGATGGAGAGACGGCATGA
- a CDS encoding SURF1 family protein, whose amino-acid sequence MTRTRRGAFAAAALIAAMGLAALGVWQVERRAWKHALVAAVDARIHAAPAAAPGPDAWGRVDAKGDAYRRVTATGSFRHDRETLVQAVTDRGPGFWVLTPLETPGFTLLVNRGFVPRDRRDPAARTAGNTAGAVTVTGLLRVTEPEGAFLRSNDPAADRWYSRDVAAIAKARGLGKTAPYFVDADSAPNPGGYPIGGLTVVRFSDNHLVYALTWFALCALSLFFAWRLWRIRD is encoded by the coding sequence GTGACACGCACCCGCCGCGGCGCCTTTGCCGCCGCGGCGCTGATCGCGGCGATGGGGCTGGCGGCGCTCGGCGTCTGGCAGGTCGAGCGGCGCGCGTGGAAGCATGCGCTGGTCGCAGCGGTCGACGCGCGCATCCATGCGGCGCCCGCGGCGGCCCCAGGTCCGGATGCGTGGGGGCGGGTCGACGCAAAGGGCGATGCCTATCGCCGGGTGACCGCGACCGGCAGCTTTCGGCACGACCGCGAGACGCTGGTGCAGGCAGTGACCGATCGCGGTCCGGGCTTCTGGGTTCTGACTCCCCTCGAAACCCCAGGATTCACGCTGCTCGTCAATCGCGGGTTCGTGCCCAGGGATCGGCGCGATCCGGCGGCGCGGACGGCAGGCAATACCGCGGGCGCGGTGACCGTGACGGGGCTGCTGCGTGTGACCGAGCCCGAAGGGGCGTTCCTTCGTTCGAACGATCCGGCCGCGGACCGATGGTATTCGCGCGATGTCGCCGCGATCGCCAAGGCGAGGGGATTGGGTAAGACCGCGCCCTATTTCGTCGATGCGGACTCCGCTCCGAATCCCGGCGGCTATCCCATCGGCGGGCTGACCGTCGTGCGCTTTTCCGACAATCATCTCGTCTATGCGCTGACCTGGTTTGCGCTTTGTGCACTCAGCCTCTTTTTTGCTTGGCGGCTGTGGCGTATCCGCGATTGA
- the cyoD gene encoding cytochrome o ubiquinol oxidase subunit IV: protein MSADPHAAVHGHDEIEMPHASMRDYVIGFVLSVILTAIPFWLVMTMPLSAGTTGAIIMGFAVVQIVVHMVFFLHMTPKAEGGWSLTSLIFTVIVVVIMLAGSLWVMHHLNTNMMPMSHEDARQVP from the coding sequence ATGAGCGCCGATCCCCACGCCGCCGTGCACGGTCACGACGAAATCGAGATGCCGCACGCGTCGATGCGCGACTATGTCATCGGCTTCGTGCTGTCGGTGATCCTGACCGCCATCCCCTTCTGGCTGGTGATGACGATGCCGCTCAGTGCCGGCACGACCGGCGCGATCATCATGGGTTTTGCGGTGGTGCAGATCGTCGTCCACATGGTGTTCTTTCTTCACATGACACCAAAAGCGGAGGGCGGCTGGTCGCTGACTTCGCTGATCTTCACCGTGATCGTCGTCGTGATCATGCTCGCAGGATCCTTGTGGGTGATGCATCACCTCAACACCAACATGATGCCGATGTCGCACGAAGACGCGAGACAGGTACCGTGA
- the cyoC gene encoding cytochrome o ubiquinol oxidase subunit III — MTADAITADEPVRFYDLDEHAHPEGHSTMLGFWIYLMSDCLIFAILFACYAVLGGSYAAGPSPKDLFDLKLIALNTAMLLFSSITYGFAVLQMQQGKVKGVQLWLGITGLFGLAFLGIELYEFHHLIEIGAGPQRSAFLSSFFTLVGTHGLHVTFGIIWLVTLMVQLSKHGLIAANKRRVMCLSMFWHFLDVVWIGVFTFVYLMGVLR, encoded by the coding sequence ATGACGGCAGACGCCATCACCGCCGACGAACCCGTCCGCTTCTACGACCTCGACGAGCATGCGCATCCCGAGGGGCACAGCACGATGCTGGGCTTCTGGATCTATCTGATGAGCGACTGCCTCATCTTTGCGATCCTCTTTGCCTGCTACGCGGTGCTCGGCGGCAGCTATGCTGCGGGGCCGTCGCCGAAGGATCTGTTCGACCTGAAACTGATCGCGCTCAACACCGCAATGCTGCTCTTCTCGTCGATCACCTACGGCTTTGCGGTGCTGCAGATGCAGCAGGGCAAGGTGAAGGGCGTGCAGCTCTGGCTTGGCATTACCGGCCTGTTCGGGCTCGCCTTCCTCGGGATCGAGCTTTACGAATTCCACCACCTGATCGAGATCGGCGCGGGGCCCCAGCGAAGCGCCTTCCTGTCGAGCTTCTTCACCCTCGTCGGCACGCACGGGCTGCACGTCACCTTCGGCATCATCTGGCTCGTCACGCTCATGGTCCAGCTGTCGAAGCACGGGCTGATCGCCGCGAACAAGCGCCGCGTGATGTGCCTGTCGATGTTCTGGCACTTCCTCGACGTCGTGTGGATCGGCGTCTTCACCTTTGTCTATCTGATGGGAGTGCTGCGATGA
- the cyoB gene encoding cytochrome o ubiquinol oxidase subunit I — protein sequence MSIPHPAPETGPILGKLSLEALPLHEPILVVTFIAVVLGGIAVLAAITKYRLWGYLWTEWFTTVDHKRIGIMYMILGLIMFLRGFSDAIMMRLQQVMAFNGSEGYLPPHHYDQVFTAHGVIMIFFVAMPFITGLMNYVVPLQIGARDVSFPFLNNFSFWMTTSGAVLTMISLFIGEYAQTGWLAYPPLSGIAYSPNVGVDYYIWGLQIAGIGTTLSGINLIVTILKLRAPGMGLMKMPVFTWTSLCANILIVASFPILTATLALLTLDRYVGTNFFTNDLGGSPMMYVNLIWIWGHPEVYILVLPLFGVFSEVTSTFSGKRLFGYTSMVYATICITILSYLVWLHHFFTMGSGASVNSFFGITTMVISIPTGAKLFNWLFTMYRGRIRFELPMMWTIAFMLTFVIGGMTGVLLAVPPADFVLHNSLFLIAHFHNVIIGGVLFGLFAAINYWWPKAFGYKLDVFWGKISFWCWVVGFWVAFTPLYILGLMGVTRRMRVFDDPSLQIWFVIAGIGALIIAAGIGAMLVQFGVSIWRRKELRDTTGGDPWDGRTLEWATSSPPPDYNFAFTPVIHDLDAWYDMKTRGHHRPTGGYRDIHMPSNTGTGMILSGFCLVMGFALVWHIWWLVALSFVATIVGAIYHTFNYKRDFDIPAATVTAVEEARTRQLAAGA from the coding sequence ATGAGCATCCCGCATCCCGCACCCGAAACCGGTCCGATCCTCGGCAAGCTGTCGCTCGAGGCGCTGCCGCTGCACGAGCCGATCCTCGTCGTCACCTTTATCGCCGTTGTCCTCGGCGGCATCGCGGTCCTCGCCGCGATCACCAAATATCGACTCTGGGGCTATTTGTGGACCGAGTGGTTCACCACCGTCGACCACAAGCGCATCGGGATCATGTACATGATCTTGGGCCTCATCATGTTTTTGCGCGGATTTTCCGACGCGATCATGATGCGCCTGCAACAAGTCATGGCCTTCAACGGTTCCGAGGGGTATCTGCCGCCGCATCATTATGACCAGGTGTTCACCGCGCATGGCGTGATCATGATCTTCTTCGTCGCGATGCCGTTCATCACCGGGCTGATGAACTATGTCGTGCCGCTGCAGATCGGCGCGCGCGACGTCAGTTTTCCCTTCCTGAACAATTTCAGTTTCTGGATGACGACGTCGGGCGCGGTGCTGACGATGATCTCGCTGTTCATCGGCGAATATGCGCAGACCGGCTGGCTCGCCTACCCGCCTTTATCGGGGATTGCATACAGCCCGAACGTCGGCGTCGATTATTATATCTGGGGGCTGCAGATAGCGGGGATCGGGACGACCTTGTCGGGTATCAACCTGATCGTCACGATCCTGAAGCTGCGCGCGCCGGGCATGGGCCTGATGAAGATGCCCGTCTTCACCTGGACCAGCCTTTGCGCGAACATCCTGATCGTCGCGTCCTTCCCGATCCTGACCGCGACGCTCGCGCTGCTCACGCTCGACCGTTATGTCGGCACCAATTTTTTTACCAACGACCTCGGCGGATCGCCGATGATGTATGTGAACCTGATCTGGATCTGGGGTCATCCCGAAGTTTACATTCTCGTGCTGCCGCTGTTCGGCGTCTTTTCCGAAGTCACCTCGACCTTCTCGGGCAAACGGCTGTTCGGCTATACCTCGATGGTCTATGCGACGATCTGTATCACGATCCTGTCGTATCTCGTCTGGCTGCACCATTTCTTCACCATGGGATCGGGGGCAAGCGTCAACAGCTTCTTCGGCATCACCACGATGGTGATCTCGATCCCGACGGGGGCCAAGCTCTTCAATTGGCTGTTCACCATGTATCGCGGCCGTATCCGCTTCGAGCTGCCGATGATGTGGACGATCGCCTTCATGCTGACCTTCGTCATCGGCGGCATGACCGGGGTGCTGCTCGCGGTGCCGCCCGCCGACTTCGTGCTGCACAACTCGCTGTTCCTTATCGCGCATTTTCACAATGTGATCATCGGCGGCGTCCTGTTCGGCCTGTTCGCGGCGATCAACTATTGGTGGCCCAAGGCGTTCGGCTACAAGCTCGATGTTTTCTGGGGCAAGATCAGCTTCTGGTGCTGGGTCGTCGGCTTCTGGGTCGCCTTCACGCCGCTCTATATCCTCGGCCTGATGGGCGTGACCCGCCGGATGCGCGTGTTCGACGATCCGAGCCTGCAAATCTGGTTCGTGATCGCGGGCATCGGTGCGCTGATCATCGCCGCGGGTATCGGCGCGATGCTGGTCCAGTTCGGCGTCAGCATCTGGCGCCGCAAGGAACTGCGCGACACCACGGGCGGCGATCCGTGGGACGGCCGCACGCTCGAATGGGCGACCAGCTCGCCGCCGCCCGACTATAATTTCGCCTTCACGCCGGTGATCCACGACCTCGACGCGTGGTACGACATGAAGACGCGCGGGCACCATCGGCCGACGGGCGGCTATCGCGACATCCATATGCCGAGCAACACCGGCACCGGGATGATCCTGTCGGGTTTTTGCCTGGTGATGGGTTTCGCGTTGGTCTGGCACATCTGGTGGCTTGTGGCGCTGAGCTTTGTCGCGACGATCGTCGGCGCGATCTATCACACCTTCAACTACAAGCGCGATTTCGACATCCCGGCGGCGACGGTCACCGCGGTCGAAGAAGCGCGCACCCGCCAGCTGGCGGCCGGAGCCTGA
- the cyoA gene encoding ubiquinol oxidase subunit II, which yields MPSNLPRFPARLRLLPLLAALPMLSGCGLIVLDPAGDVARQQGDLIILSTVLMLLVIVPVMALTIFFAWKYRASNKDATYKPDWDHSTQLELVIWSAPLLIIICLGAVTWVATHLLDPYRPLARTGPGQPVAAEVKPLDVQVVALDWKWLFIYPEQGVATVNELALPVNRPVRFRISSSSVMNSFYVPALAGQIYAMPGMETKLHGVFDKTGNYEGFSANYSGWGFSNMRFAVKSLPAGEFDKWVAETKASSEGDLSRAEYLKLEKPTHKEPVRRFAASDPQLFDAVVNMCVEPGKMCMHDMMALDAKGGAGIAGIGNVRQVTYDKFAARGTVDAARWSMRYVAAYCSSPVMSNDRPDAKPVAPQKLKGEGLPHPSRPERTALRAPAAADRPLS from the coding sequence ATGCCAAGCAATCTCCCCCGTTTTCCCGCCCGATTGCGGCTTTTGCCGTTGCTCGCCGCGCTGCCCATGCTTTCGGGCTGCGGGCTGATCGTGCTCGATCCCGCCGGCGACGTCGCGCGCCAGCAGGGCGATCTGATCATCCTGTCGACCGTGCTGATGCTGCTGGTCATCGTGCCGGTGATGGCGCTGACGATCTTTTTCGCGTGGAAATATCGCGCGTCGAACAAGGATGCGACGTACAAGCCCGATTGGGATCATTCGACACAGCTCGAGCTGGTCATCTGGTCGGCGCCGCTGCTGATCATCATCTGCCTGGGCGCGGTGACGTGGGTCGCGACGCATTTGCTCGACCCCTATCGCCCGCTCGCGCGCACGGGGCCTGGCCAGCCCGTTGCCGCCGAGGTCAAGCCGCTCGATGTGCAGGTCGTCGCGCTCGACTGGAAATGGCTGTTCATCTATCCCGAACAGGGCGTCGCGACGGTCAACGAACTCGCGCTGCCGGTGAACCGGCCGGTCCGCTTCCGTATTTCCTCCTCGTCGGTGATGAACAGCTTTTACGTGCCCGCGCTCGCGGGACAGATTTACGCGATGCCGGGCATGGAAACGAAGCTGCACGGCGTGTTCGACAAGACCGGCAACTACGAAGGCTTTTCGGCCAATTATTCGGGCTGGGGCTTTTCGAACATGCGCTTTGCGGTGAAGAGCCTGCCCGCTGGCGAGTTCGACAAATGGGTCGCCGAGACCAAGGCGTCGTCCGAAGGCGACCTCAGCCGGGCCGAATATCTCAAGCTGGAAAAGCCCACGCACAAGGAACCCGTGCGCCGCTTTGCCGCGAGCGATCCGCAGCTGTTCGATGCCGTGGTCAACATGTGCGTCGAACCCGGAAAGATGTGCATGCACGACATGATGGCGCTCGACGCCAAGGGCGGCGCGGGCATCGCGGGCATCGGCAATGTCCGGCAAGTCACCTATGACAAATTCGCCGCGCGCGGCACCGTTGATGCGGCGCGCTGGAGCATGCGTTATGTCGCGGCCTATTGCAGTTCGCCGGTGATGTCGAACGATCGCCCTGACGCGAAGCCCGTCGCGCCCCAAAAGCTGAAGGGTGAGGGGCTTCCGCACCCATCCAGACCCGAACGCACCGCGCTGCGCGCGCCCGCCGCCGCCGACCGCCCGCTGTCCTGA